Genomic DNA from Pseudobacteroides sp.:
TATTATTATAGTGATGCTGTTGTTCTTCATCTTGGTTAGATGTATTTACATCGCTAAAAATTCCAGGGATAAGTACGGTTCTATAATGGTAATAGGAGTTGCAGCCATGATTGCAGTTCATACATTTGAGAATATAGGCATGTCAATCGGGCTCCTGCCGTGTACCGGTATTCCGCTTCCCTTTGTAAGCCAGGGAGCTACCAATCTTGTTACCAACTTTATGGCTATGGGCATTGTTTTAAGTGTATCAGCCAGGAGAAAGAAGGTAATATTCAATTCATCACAATAAACTTTTAATGTGGATTTACATTTTAAATTGAAAATAGCAAGTATGATTATTGCAAAACGTATAGTTTGGAGATAGGACAAAAGTCCTATCTTTTATTTTTTTCAAAATTTTTTTGGAATATATCTTGATTATTATAAAAAATTAGAATAAAATTAAATACAAGTGGAGGAAAGTGGTGAAAAGTGGTGAGCATTCCCAAAATGTGAGGTGAAGTTTTTGTTTTCAGGTGAATACCAACACTCAGTTGATCCCAAAGGGCGTTTAATAATGCCTTCAAAGTTCAGAGAAGGACTTGGGGAAAAATTTATGATTACCAGAGGGCTGGATGACTGTTTGTTTGTGTATTCTATGACAGATTGGGAAAGCTTTGAAACCAAGCTTAAATCACTCCCTATGACAGACAACAATGCAAGAGCATTTGTAAGGTTTTTCCTTTCAGGTGCAACAGAATGTGAATTGGACAAGCAGGGAAGAATATTAGTACCACAGAATTTAAGGGATTATGCAGGAATAGATAAGGATGTTGCGGTAGTTGGCGTATCCTCCAGAGTAGAAATCTGGGATAAGGACAAGTGGCAGAAGTATATATGCGATGTCAATGCTAATCCGAATGAGCTTGCAAAGAACTTAACTTCAATCGGTCTGGTATTCTAAAAAATAAGCTATAGCGGAATAATTTAAGGTGAAAAATGGAATTTAATCATAAGCCGGTAATGCTAAACGAGTGTATTGACTATTTGAATATTAAGCCCGACGGCATTTATGTTGACGGTACTCTTGGAGGAGCAGGGCACTCATCCCATATTTATAAAAGTCTTAATGAATGTGGTGTGTTAATTGGCTTGGATCAGGATTATTTTGCTATAGAGGTGTCTGCAAAACGAATAAAAGAGTTGGGTGGACAAGGTAAGGTTTATCTCATTAACAGCAACTTCAAAAATCTGAAGGAGATTTGCACTGATCTCAAAATCGGTGGTGTTGACGGAGTTCTTCTCGACCTTGGGGTATCATCCCATCAGTTGGATGAAGCTGAAAGGGGATTCGGGTATCAGAATGACGCTCCTTTGGATATGCG
This window encodes:
- the mraZ gene encoding division/cell wall cluster transcriptional repressor MraZ is translated as MFSGEYQHSVDPKGRLIMPSKFREGLGEKFMITRGLDDCLFVYSMTDWESFETKLKSLPMTDNNARAFVRFFLSGATECELDKQGRILVPQNLRDYAGIDKDVAVVGVSSRVEIWDKDKWQKYICDVNANPNELAKNLTSIGLVF